From Actinomyces sp. oral taxon 171 str. F0337, one genomic window encodes:
- a CDS encoding universal stress protein — protein MTYTTIVAGVGDVEANTHVIDRACEMARLCDAALLLVAGFDPVSARDKARINEFAPVADVRVGLTEDQAYAVVEKARDTAVERGVALAQGVVVEGTAVDAVTLVTLETEADLVIVGSKGVDSLFGRIFGAVSVQVLRKSKCDVLVVVP, from the coding sequence GTGACCTATACCACCATTGTCGCCGGAGTCGGCGATGTCGAGGCGAACACCCACGTCATCGATCGCGCCTGCGAGATGGCTCGCCTGTGCGACGCCGCTCTTCTCCTCGTCGCCGGCTTCGACCCCGTCTCGGCGCGGGACAAGGCTCGCATCAACGAGTTTGCCCCCGTCGCCGATGTGCGGGTCGGGCTCACCGAGGACCAGGCCTACGCCGTCGTCGAGAAGGCGCGTGATACCGCCGTTGAGCGCGGCGTCGCCCTCGCCCAGGGCGTCGTCGTCGAGGGCACGGCGGTCGATGCCGTCACCCTCGTCACCTTGGAGACCGAGGCGGACCTCGTCATCGTCGGATCCAAAGGCGTCGATTCGCTGTTCGGCCGCATCTTCGGAGCCGTCTCCGTCCAGGTGCTCCGCAAGTCGAAGTGCGACGTCCTCGTCGTCGTTCCCTAG
- a CDS encoding putative glycoside hydrolase yields MRSSTGGVGAWIRYGNPLEPGELDFAIAHYRAAILQPWETEAAARLKEARPDMTVLAYRCLSSTRDFEPDSMRASGLSYREARRRGWLARRDNGDLVEWNTYPGHFQARVWDPDYRARWVEEVCQATAETAFDGIMADNDVFDDYYDLNLPLETVADTAALRAELNTFVDQVGAGLNAVGKILIPNVAEARREPGRWDRHSAWGGGFDECWLGWGDNHLFDEATALAQIHELRGPGLSIVRTPDGGGGGSMAGARTSPGLYGLAAFWVFGGGEGAYTATGHDDYSRTPWFPALDADLGRPLGGPRRSGGAWVREFEGGLAAVVLSGEGGGTVRLPAGLRSPGPTGDPDGEALALEVRLSAHRGMIALRA; encoded by the coding sequence ATGAGGAGCAGCACTGGCGGCGTCGGAGCCTGGATCCGTTACGGAAACCCGCTCGAGCCCGGGGAGCTGGACTTCGCGATCGCCCACTACCGGGCCGCGATCCTCCAGCCCTGGGAGACCGAGGCAGCAGCCCGCCTCAAGGAGGCGCGACCGGACATGACGGTCCTGGCCTACCGGTGCCTGTCCTCCACGCGAGACTTCGAGCCGGACTCCATGCGCGCCTCCGGGCTGTCCTACCGCGAGGCCCGACGCCGCGGCTGGCTCGCCAGGCGTGACAACGGCGACCTGGTCGAGTGGAACACCTACCCCGGCCACTTCCAGGCCCGCGTGTGGGACCCCGACTACCGCGCCCGCTGGGTGGAGGAGGTCTGCCAGGCCACCGCCGAGACCGCCTTCGACGGCATCATGGCGGACAACGACGTCTTCGACGACTACTACGACCTGAACCTCCCGCTGGAGACCGTCGCCGACACCGCCGCCCTGCGCGCCGAGCTGAACACCTTCGTGGACCAGGTCGGGGCCGGCCTCAACGCCGTCGGCAAGATCCTCATCCCCAACGTCGCCGAGGCCCGCCGGGAACCCGGCCGCTGGGACCGCCACTCCGCCTGGGGCGGCGGCTTCGACGAGTGCTGGCTGGGCTGGGGGGACAACCACCTCTTCGATGAGGCCACGGCCCTGGCCCAGATCCACGAGCTGCGAGGGCCGGGCCTGTCCATCGTGCGCACGCCCGACGGCGGGGGCGGCGGCTCCATGGCCGGCGCCCGCACGTCCCCCGGCCTCTACGGGCTGGCGGCCTTCTGGGTCTTCGGCGGAGGGGAGGGCGCCTACACGGCCACCGGCCATGACGACTACTCGCGCACCCCCTGGTTCCCCGCCCTCGACGCCGACCTGGGTCGGCCGCTCGGCGGGCCCCGGCGCAGTGGGGGCGCCTGGGTGCGCGAGTTCGAGGGCGGCCTGGCCGCCGTCGTGCTCAGCGGGGAGGGAGGCGGCACCGTGCGTCTCCCGGCGGGCCTCAGGTCACCGGGGCCCACCGGGGACCCGGACGGTGAGGCGCTGGCTCTGGAGGTGCGCCTCAGCGCGCATCGTGGGATGATTGCCCTGCGTGCCTGA
- the pelF gene encoding GT4 family glycosyltransferase PelF: MSSSSSFRARLESLPLRYSAPAGGYAPMPSPDDAPGIGDRGQENGPRVKVGPDGYGVVVTTGGASAPSGPSAATPSAGSSTILPATPPASESASTPEVPASPIFGVVQAPAPAGYGVVQPRPKSPEPSSSGSPDVLDSPIFGAVSSAASAASALSPVEPTAPRSAASPAPDATGAAAPVQSAPPVHGKPSAPAESIPQEPDRPEPQQPLHPARPPAPTAIAWESVASAASHAAAIPLSQQVAEEETDDEEAPAGAAELLQLSEEPEPEAGARALPDGVPEDGVYADVDVAIVMESTYPYLKGGVSAVVHDIITGNPDLTFGIIHITWDSHSPLKDLYGMPDNVAWVRVLYLSMEEHQEDFLRARPRDLRMNRRQRRELSRRILGAMLSLAQDGQTEPLWDIISEGLSASRRYPVWAILGTREFMEAYHDMMPDLGMSMTDVFWCLRDFFSLAYAVLAEPVPRAQVYHAHTTGYAMLLGVNAAREHGTKVLLTEHNLYVRDTVNTLLERRLDLNIRLTDYRTFDVTGRERMWMAWWLEMGRLCYPYAYASTYLYPRAITEANELGGDAGRAIVIPNGIVTSEFDASYVARLAAIEEIKKEGADKHLWKLVYIARVVPIKGLLDMIDSVRLMVDRGLNIHLDVCGPTEHMPSYFEQCLTRIVEQGLESVITIRGTVKVRELLPEFDLFVLPSYNEGLPVVSLETMGAGIPTVSTDVGAVRSVVEDMIVTDDGQTWDPCGIIIEPGDPTVMADKVQEVISDVDLYERLSLNARGRVEAAYDLVKVNASYNKIYRQGGAGEQAGARADRGGA; encoded by the coding sequence GTGAGCTCGTCATCCTCCTTCCGCGCCCGCCTGGAGAGCCTTCCGCTGCGCTACTCGGCACCGGCCGGTGGCTACGCCCCGATGCCCAGCCCCGACGACGCGCCCGGCATCGGTGACCGGGGTCAGGAGAACGGCCCCAGGGTCAAGGTCGGCCCCGATGGCTATGGCGTCGTTGTCACCACCGGTGGGGCCAGCGCCCCGAGCGGCCCCTCAGCCGCCACCCCCTCCGCCGGATCGTCCACCATCCTGCCCGCCACGCCGCCGGCCAGTGAGTCGGCCTCCACTCCGGAGGTTCCTGCCTCGCCGATCTTCGGCGTCGTCCAGGCCCCGGCCCCCGCCGGCTACGGCGTGGTCCAGCCGCGTCCCAAGAGCCCGGAGCCATCCTCCTCGGGGAGCCCCGACGTCCTGGACTCCCCGATCTTCGGTGCCGTGAGCTCGGCTGCGTCGGCCGCCTCCGCGTTATCGCCGGTGGAGCCGACCGCACCCCGCTCCGCCGCCTCGCCGGCCCCCGATGCCACCGGCGCCGCCGCCCCGGTACAGTCCGCACCCCCGGTACACGGCAAGCCCTCGGCCCCCGCCGAGTCGATCCCGCAGGAGCCGGACCGACCGGAGCCCCAGCAGCCCCTACACCCTGCGCGGCCCCCCGCCCCCACGGCCATCGCCTGGGAGTCCGTGGCCTCGGCCGCCTCTCACGCCGCCGCGATCCCCCTGTCCCAGCAGGTCGCCGAGGAGGAGACTGACGACGAGGAGGCCCCCGCCGGTGCGGCCGAGCTGCTTCAGCTCTCCGAGGAGCCGGAGCCTGAGGCCGGTGCCCGGGCCCTGCCCGACGGCGTCCCCGAGGACGGCGTGTACGCCGACGTCGACGTCGCCATCGTCATGGAGTCCACCTACCCCTACCTCAAGGGCGGGGTCTCCGCGGTGGTCCACGACATCATCACCGGCAACCCGGACCTCACCTTCGGGATCATCCACATCACCTGGGACTCCCACTCGCCGCTCAAGGACCTCTACGGCATGCCGGACAATGTCGCCTGGGTGAGGGTCCTCTACCTGTCCATGGAGGAGCACCAGGAGGACTTCCTGCGCGCCCGCCCGCGCGACCTGCGCATGAACCGCCGCCAGCGCCGCGAGCTGTCCCGGCGCATCCTGGGCGCCATGCTCTCCCTGGCCCAGGACGGCCAGACCGAGCCGCTGTGGGACATCATCAGCGAGGGCCTGAGCGCCTCACGCCGCTACCCGGTCTGGGCGATCCTGGGCACGCGCGAGTTCATGGAGGCCTACCACGACATGATGCCGGACCTGGGGATGTCGATGACCGACGTCTTCTGGTGCCTGCGCGACTTCTTCTCCCTGGCCTACGCGGTCCTGGCCGAGCCGGTCCCGCGCGCCCAGGTCTACCACGCCCACACCACCGGCTACGCCATGCTGCTCGGCGTCAACGCCGCCCGCGAGCACGGTACCAAGGTGCTGCTGACCGAGCACAACCTCTACGTGCGCGACACCGTCAACACCCTCCTGGAACGCAGGCTGGACCTCAACATCAGGCTCACCGACTACCGCACCTTCGACGTCACCGGCCGCGAGCGCATGTGGATGGCCTGGTGGCTGGAGATGGGGCGCCTGTGCTACCCCTACGCCTACGCCTCCACCTACCTCTACCCGCGGGCCATCACCGAGGCCAATGAGCTCGGCGGCGACGCCGGGCGCGCCATCGTCATCCCCAACGGCATCGTCACCTCGGAGTTCGACGCCTCCTACGTCGCGCGCCTGGCCGCCATCGAGGAGATCAAGAAGGAGGGCGCGGACAAGCACCTGTGGAAGCTGGTGTACATCGCCCGCGTCGTGCCCATCAAGGGCCTGCTGGACATGATCGACTCGGTGCGCCTCATGGTGGACCGGGGCCTGAACATCCACCTGGACGTGTGCGGGCCCACCGAGCACATGCCCTCCTACTTCGAGCAGTGCCTCACCCGCATCGTCGAGCAGGGCCTGGAGAGCGTCATCACCATTCGCGGGACCGTCAAGGTCCGCGAGCTCCTGCCCGAGTTCGACCTGTTCGTCCTGCCCAGCTACAACGAGGGCCTGCCGGTCGTCTCCCTGGAGACCATGGGCGCCGGCATCCCCACGGTGAGTACCGACGTCGGCGCCGTGCGCTCCGTCGTCGAGGACATGATCGTCACCGACGACGGGCAGACCTGGGACCCCTGCGGCATCATCATCGAGCCCGGCGACCCCACCGTCATGGCGGACAAGGTCCAGGAGGTCATCTCCGACGTCGATCTCTACGAGCGTCTGAGCCTCAACGCCCGCGGCCGAGTGGAGGCGGCCTACGACCTGGTCAAGGTCAACGCCTCCTACAACAAGATCTACCGTCAGGGCGGCGCCGGTGAGCAGGCCGGTGCCCGCGCCGACCGAGGAGGAGCATGA
- a CDS encoding putative glycoside hydrolase produces MVRRLGVLRGPGLSIVRTPDGGGGGSMAGARRSPGLYGLAAFWVFGAGEGAYAATGHDDYSRTAWFSALDADLGRPLGRPRRTSGAWVREFEGGLAAVVLSGEEKATLELPAGLVLPGPTGAPDGEPLSTRITLPGHTGLLALRP; encoded by the coding sequence GTGGTTCGGCGTCTCGGGGTCCTGCGCGGGCCGGGCCTGTCCATCGTGCGCACCCCCGACGGCGGGGGAGGCGGCTCCATGGCCGGCGCCCGCCGCTCCCCGGGCCTCTACGGACTGGCGGCCTTCTGGGTCTTCGGGGCGGGGGAGGGCGCCTACGCTGCCACCGGTCACGACGACTACTCCCGCACTGCCTGGTTCTCCGCCCTCGACGCCGACCTGGGGCGCCCGCTGGGACGGCCCCGGAGGACCTCAGGAGCCTGGGTGCGCGAGTTCGAGGGCGGCCTGGCCGCCGTCGTGCTCAGCGGGGAGGAGAAGGCGACGCTGGAGCTGCCCGCCGGCCTGGTCCTGCCCGGCCCCACCGGGGCGCCCGACGGCGAGCCCCTGTCCACCCGCATCACCCTGCCGGGACACACCGGCCTGTTGGCGCTGCGCCCTTAA
- a CDS encoding MFS transporter: MAQTSQNSAADIAHKPMMSTAQILLMNVGFFGIQYSFGMQQNAMSPIYQFLGASADEIPILNLAGPVTGLLVQPLIGALSDRTWSEKWGRRKPFFLIGAVGCSVFLFLMPFVTAVWMAVLCLWLLDASNNTAMEPYRAFIGDRLPSKQLAKGFLAQSLFIGAGSALAAGTLVVLEKTLAGATAAGIPYWVFGAFMVGSVCSIGSVLISVLSTKELPPTPEGLVELERKKREEGPFGFVKDIGVAIVEMPRGLKKMALVYLFQWYAMNVFWQYLGLMCAVTYFGVNLSDPGYAKTEAFNNASGFATGLMVAYYVSCTVVALFLARLSNRIGPKHVHTAALCLAAVCLVLLTRIGSPGHTAVLYLPMIGIGVAWASITGVPYIMAIEMIRKERRGVYMGVINMMIVIPQFIQTLTFGPIYKHLLGDHPVNAMLFVAVFLVIAGLLIEWIDTVKDADPRVRAAAVSATETAVA; encoded by the coding sequence ATGGCACAGACTTCCCAGAATAGCGCGGCGGACATCGCGCACAAGCCCATGATGAGCACTGCTCAGATCCTGCTGATGAACGTCGGATTCTTCGGCATCCAGTACTCCTTCGGCATGCAGCAGAACGCCATGTCGCCCATTTACCAGTTCCTCGGGGCTTCCGCTGACGAGATCCCCATCCTCAATCTGGCCGGACCCGTCACCGGCCTGCTCGTCCAGCCGCTCATCGGGGCGCTCTCGGACCGGACCTGGAGCGAGAAGTGGGGACGCCGTAAGCCCTTCTTCCTGATCGGGGCCGTCGGCTGCTCCGTGTTCCTGTTCCTCATGCCCTTCGTCACCGCCGTGTGGATGGCGGTGCTGTGCCTGTGGCTGCTGGACGCCTCGAACAACACGGCCATGGAGCCCTACCGGGCCTTCATCGGCGACCGCCTGCCGTCCAAGCAGCTCGCCAAGGGCTTCCTCGCCCAGTCCCTGTTCATCGGCGCCGGCTCGGCCCTGGCCGCCGGGACCCTCGTCGTTCTGGAGAAGACCCTGGCGGGCGCCACCGCCGCCGGCATCCCCTACTGGGTCTTCGGCGCCTTCATGGTGGGCTCGGTGTGCTCCATCGGCTCGGTGCTCATCTCGGTGCTCTCCACCAAGGAGCTGCCGCCCACGCCGGAGGGCTTGGTCGAGCTCGAGCGCAAGAAGCGGGAGGAGGGCCCTTTCGGCTTCGTCAAGGACATCGGCGTCGCCATCGTCGAGATGCCCCGCGGCCTGAAGAAGATGGCCCTGGTCTACCTCTTCCAGTGGTACGCCATGAACGTCTTCTGGCAGTACCTGGGCCTCATGTGCGCCGTCACCTACTTCGGCGTGAACCTGTCCGACCCGGGGTACGCCAAGACCGAGGCCTTCAACAACGCCTCCGGCTTCGCCACCGGGCTCATGGTCGCCTACTACGTCTCCTGCACGGTCGTCGCCCTCTTCCTGGCGCGACTGTCCAACCGCATCGGCCCCAAGCACGTCCACACCGCGGCGCTGTGCCTCGCCGCCGTCTGCCTGGTCCTGCTCACCCGCATCGGCAGCCCCGGCCACACCGCGGTCCTCTACCTGCCCATGATCGGCATTGGTGTGGCCTGGGCTTCTATTACGGGCGTACCCTACATCATGGCCATTGAGATGATCCGCAAGGAGCGCCGAGGCGTCTACATGGGCGTTATCAATATGATGATCGTCATCCCCCAGTTCATCCAGACCCTCACCTTCGGTCCCATTTACAAGCACCTGCTCGGCGATCACCCGGTCAACGCCATGCTCTTCGTCGCAGTCTTCCTCGTCATCGCCGGTCTGCTCATCGAGTGGATCGACACCGTCAAGGACGCGGACCCGCGGGTGCGCGCCGCCGCCGTGTCCGCCACTGAGACTGCCGTGGCCTGA
- a CDS encoding ATP-dependent Clp protease ATP-binding subunit: MFERFTDRARRVVVLAQDEARALNHNYIGTEHLLLGLIHEGEGVAAKALESMDISLDAVRSQVIEIIGEGQSAPTGHIPFTPRGKKVFELSMREALQLGHNYIGTEHLLLGLLREGEGVAAQVLTNLGGDLSSVRQTVMQMLSGYEGKETVNAGGPSKEGTPSGSAILDQFGRNLTAAAREGKLDPVIGRKKEMERVMQVLSRRTKNNPVLIGEPGVGKTAVVEGLSQAIVHGDVPETLRDKQLYSLDMGSLVAGSRYRGDFEERLKKVLKEVRTRGDIVLFIDEIHTLVGAGAAEGAVDAASILKPMLARGELQTIGATTLDEYRKIEKDAALERRFQPVTVDQPSIEETIGILTGLRDRYEAFHRIVITDEAIEAAAKLADRYINDRFLPDKAIDLVDEAGARLRIRRMTAPPELREIDEQIAQVKREKESAIDDQDFERAASLRDDERRLADERAAKEKAWKSGDLDQVAEVDEALIAEVLAMSTGIPVVKLTEAESAKLLNMEAELHKRIIGQNKAIEALSKSIRRTRAGLKDPKRPGGSFIFAGPTGVGKTELAKALAEFLFDDEDALIQLDMSEFAEKHTVSRLFGAPPGYVGYDEGGQLTEKVRRRPFSVVLFDEVEKAHPDIFNSLLQILEDGHLSDAQGRVVDFKNTVIIMTTNLGSKDIGKSVATGFQSTESGAMDYEEMKAHVNRELKQQFRPEFLNRVDDLIVFPQLTKEEVRQIVDLMIVRLDKRLAEQQMTIELTEAAKDLLAERGFDPVLGARPLRRAIQRDIEDALSEKILFGEIERGQKVVVDAEGESILGEFIFRGEPWEQGEAEVAALREAEDAAAGGSGGASSPLRIPSTPISRDGGASPAAEPGR; this comes from the coding sequence ATGTTTGAACGCTTTACCGACCGTGCCCGCCGCGTCGTCGTGCTCGCGCAGGACGAGGCGCGGGCTCTGAACCACAACTACATCGGCACCGAGCACCTCCTCCTCGGCCTCATTCACGAGGGCGAGGGGGTGGCCGCCAAGGCGCTGGAGTCGATGGACATCTCCCTGGACGCCGTGCGCAGCCAGGTCATCGAGATCATCGGCGAGGGGCAGTCCGCCCCCACCGGCCACATCCCTTTCACGCCGCGCGGCAAGAAGGTCTTCGAGCTCTCCATGCGCGAGGCCCTCCAACTCGGCCACAACTACATCGGCACCGAGCACCTGCTGCTCGGCCTGCTGCGCGAGGGCGAGGGCGTGGCCGCCCAGGTCCTGACCAACCTCGGCGGGGACCTGTCCAGCGTGCGCCAGACCGTCATGCAGATGCTCTCCGGCTACGAGGGCAAGGAGACCGTCAACGCCGGCGGCCCCTCCAAGGAGGGCACCCCCTCGGGCAGCGCCATCCTGGACCAGTTCGGCCGCAACCTCACCGCCGCCGCCCGCGAGGGCAAGCTGGACCCGGTCATCGGCCGCAAGAAGGAGATGGAGAGGGTCATGCAGGTCCTCTCCCGGCGCACCAAGAACAACCCCGTCCTCATCGGGGAGCCGGGCGTGGGCAAGACTGCCGTCGTCGAGGGCCTGAGCCAGGCCATCGTCCACGGCGACGTCCCCGAGACCCTGCGCGACAAGCAGCTCTACTCCCTGGACATGGGCTCGCTCGTGGCCGGATCGCGCTACCGCGGTGACTTCGAGGAGCGCCTCAAGAAGGTCCTCAAGGAGGTGCGCACCCGCGGTGACATCGTCCTGTTCATCGACGAGATCCACACCCTCGTCGGTGCCGGCGCCGCCGAGGGGGCCGTCGACGCCGCCTCCATCCTCAAGCCCATGCTGGCCCGCGGTGAGCTCCAGACCATCGGGGCCACCACCCTGGACGAGTACCGCAAGATCGAGAAGGACGCCGCCCTGGAGCGTCGCTTCCAGCCGGTGACCGTCGACCAGCCCAGCATCGAGGAGACCATTGGGATCCTCACCGGCCTGCGCGACCGCTACGAGGCCTTTCACCGCATCGTCATCACCGACGAGGCCATCGAGGCCGCCGCCAAGCTCGCCGACCGCTACATCAACGACCGTTTCCTGCCGGACAAGGCCATCGACCTGGTCGACGAGGCCGGCGCCCGCCTGCGCATCCGCCGCATGACGGCTCCGCCCGAGCTGCGCGAGATCGACGAGCAGATCGCCCAGGTCAAGCGGGAGAAGGAGTCCGCCATCGACGACCAGGACTTCGAGCGCGCCGCCTCCCTGCGCGACGACGAGCGCCGTCTGGCCGACGAGCGCGCCGCCAAGGAGAAGGCCTGGAAGTCCGGCGACCTCGACCAGGTCGCCGAGGTCGACGAGGCGCTCATCGCCGAGGTCCTGGCCATGTCCACCGGCATCCCGGTGGTCAAGCTGACCGAGGCCGAGTCCGCCAAGCTCCTCAACATGGAGGCCGAGCTCCACAAGCGCATCATCGGCCAGAACAAGGCCATCGAGGCCCTGTCGAAGTCGATCCGCCGCACCCGCGCCGGCCTGAAGGACCCCAAGCGCCCCGGTGGCTCCTTCATCTTCGCCGGTCCCACCGGCGTCGGGAAGACCGAGCTGGCCAAGGCCCTGGCGGAGTTCCTGTTCGACGACGAGGACGCCCTCATCCAGCTCGACATGTCCGAGTTCGCCGAGAAGCACACGGTCTCCCGCCTCTTCGGCGCCCCTCCCGGCTACGTCGGCTACGACGAGGGCGGCCAGCTCACCGAGAAGGTGCGGCGTCGGCCCTTCTCCGTGGTCCTGTTCGACGAGGTCGAGAAGGCCCACCCGGATATCTTCAACTCGCTGCTGCAGATCCTGGAGGACGGGCACCTCTCCGACGCCCAGGGCCGCGTGGTGGACTTCAAGAACACCGTCATCATCATGACCACCAACCTCGGCTCCAAGGACATCGGCAAGTCGGTGGCCACCGGCTTCCAGTCCACCGAGTCCGGTGCCATGGACTACGAGGAGATGAAGGCCCACGTCAACCGTGAGCTCAAGCAGCAGTTCCGGCCCGAGTTCCTCAACCGCGTCGACGACCTCATCGTCTTCCCGCAGCTGACCAAGGAGGAGGTGCGCCAGATCGTCGACCTCATGATCGTGCGGCTCGACAAGCGCCTGGCCGAGCAGCAGATGACCATCGAGCTGACCGAGGCTGCCAAGGACCTCCTGGCCGAGCGCGGATTCGACCCGGTGCTCGGCGCCCGTCCGCTGCGCCGTGCCATCCAGCGCGACATCGAGGACGCCCTGAGCGAGAAGATCCTCTTCGGGGAGATCGAGCGGGGGCAGAAGGTCGTCGTCGACGCCGAGGGCGAGTCCATCCTGGGTGAGTTCATCTTCCGTGGCGAGCCCTGGGAACAGGGTGAGGCGGAGGTCGCCGCGCTGCGCGAGGCAGAGGACGCCGCTGCCGGCGGCAGTGGAGGGGCCTCCAGCCCACTGCGCATCCCCTCGACGCCGATCAGTCGTGACGGCGGCGCCTCACCGGCCGCCGAGCCCGGACGCTGA